One Desulfovibrio fairfieldensis genomic window carries:
- a CDS encoding ATP-binding protein: MQDHYSPLSHLEKRRHWRFFWRLFAGLALAGICAAAFMVTRGAEQEERQMLANMQGRADVLIWALEGSARSFGHMRQNPMLGLVEEVAKQPGVAYIALVAADGRVLIHSRPDQVGTILYSPEELQKLHVGDNSQSRFDPNDPGVFETYKIFTPSRPRGGAGMPGHMGMGRMMRGGHHARMPSGELEDKYIFVGLDASHFAANLHEYVFHLSAIAGLVTLAGLVGIVLLFYIQNYRFSKRMLEDTQALAAQVINSLPAGLVVTDPHGIISLSNRHGRDMLGLSGQEKTPPSLHDAPVLDWQALMDELDAGKVIPERDADLFRSKANPLPVSLSAAKIIGSEGAFLGYLFILRDLGEIRRLQKQLRQSERLSALGNLAAGVAHEIRNPLSSIKGYATYLTEKLKNDKMAYATGNILIQETERLNRVMSDLLSVAKPLDLRLQSVRIENVLEQAVRVISSDAEEKGVAVHLRLPRLGDGPQGEVRLDPDRLIQALLNLLVNAVQATEPGGSIEVALESGQAQAADGAFWSISISDTGCGMSAQTVAQLFTPYFTTKASGTGLGLVLTQQIVERHGGEIKVFSQPGKGSTFTILLPQAMREGGEA; this comes from the coding sequence ATGCAGGATCACTACTCTCCACTCTCCCATCTGGAAAAGCGGCGGCACTGGCGTTTTTTCTGGCGGCTCTTCGCGGGGCTCGCCCTGGCGGGCATCTGCGCCGCGGCCTTCATGGTCACGCGGGGGGCGGAACAGGAAGAGCGGCAAATGCTGGCAAACATGCAGGGCCGGGCCGATGTGCTGATCTGGGCTCTGGAGGGCAGCGCCCGCTCCTTCGGGCATATGCGGCAAAATCCCATGCTGGGCCTGGTGGAGGAGGTGGCGAAACAGCCGGGCGTCGCGTACATCGCCCTGGTGGCCGCGGACGGGCGGGTTTTGATCCACAGCCGCCCGGATCAGGTGGGAACGATTCTGTACAGTCCGGAGGAACTGCAAAAACTGCATGTGGGCGACAACTCCCAAAGCCGTTTTGATCCGAACGATCCGGGCGTGTTTGAAACCTACAAGATTTTTACCCCTTCCCGCCCGCGCGGCGGCGCGGGCATGCCGGGCCATATGGGCATGGGCCGCATGATGCGGGGCGGCCACCACGCCCGGATGCCGTCCGGCGAACTGGAGGACAAGTATATCTTTGTGGGCCTGGATGCTTCGCATTTCGCGGCCAACCTGCACGAATACGTGTTTCATCTCAGCGCCATAGCCGGTCTTGTCACCCTGGCGGGCCTGGTGGGCATCGTGCTGCTGTTCTACATCCAGAATTACCGGTTTTCCAAAAGGATGCTGGAAGATACGCAGGCCCTGGCCGCGCAGGTCATCAACAGCCTTCCGGCCGGGCTGGTGGTGACGGACCCGCACGGGATCATTTCCCTGAGCAACCGGCACGGGCGGGACATGCTGGGCCTTTCCGGGCAGGAAAAGACGCCGCCTTCCCTGCATGACGCGCCGGTGCTGGACTGGCAGGCCCTGATGGACGAGCTGGACGCGGGCAAGGTTATTCCGGAGCGCGACGCGGACCTTTTCCGCTCCAAGGCCAATCCGCTTCCGGTCAGCCTCAGCGCCGCGAAAATCATCGGCAGCGAGGGCGCGTTTCTGGGCTATCTCTTTATCTTGCGCGATCTGGGCGAGATCCGCAGGCTTCAGAAACAGCTCCGGCAGAGCGAACGGCTCTCCGCGCTGGGCAACCTGGCCGCGGGCGTGGCCCATGAAATCCGCAATCCGCTCAGCTCCATCAAGGGCTACGCCACCTATCTGACCGAAAAGCTGAAAAACGACAAAATGGCCTATGCCACGGGAAATATTCTGATTCAGGAAACCGAGCGCCTGAACCGCGTCATGTCGGATCTGCTGAGCGTGGCGAAGCCGCTTGATCTGCGTTTGCAGTCCGTGCGCATTGAAAACGTTCTGGAACAGGCCGTGCGGGTGATTTCCTCGGACGCGGAAGAAAAGGGCGTGGCCGTGCATTTGCGCCTGCCCCGGCTCGGCGACGGGCCCCAGGGCGAGGTCCGGCTCGACCCCGACCGCCTGATTCAGGCCCTGCTCAACCTGCTGGTCAACGCCGTACAGGCCACGGAGCCGGGCGGCAGCATCGAGGTCGCGCTGGAAAGCGGCCAGGCGCAGGCCGCGGACGGCGCTTTCTGGAGCATCAGCATCAGCGACACGGGCTGCGGCATGTCGGCCCAGACCGTGGCCCAGCTTTTCACCCCGTACTTCACGACCAAGGCCTCGGGCACCGGACTGGGGCTCGTGCTCACCCAGCAGATCGTGGAGCGGCACGGGGGAGAGATCAAGGTGTTCAGCCAGCCCGGCAAGGGCTCGACGTTCACCATTCTGCTGCCCCAGGCTATGCGGGAAGGAGGTGAGGCATGA
- a CDS encoding sigma-54-dependent transcriptional regulator, whose amino-acid sequence MKKTLTILVADDDATHREVLRTLLEEWGYAVREAVDGEHAVALCREQPFDLVLMDVRMPKKSGLEALKEIKVHNPAVPVLIMTAFSEVAAAVEAIKSGAYDYLTKPLDFEKLKVVLRNVFAHVGLIRENATLSRSLAATEAQTGMVGRSESMRALWEMVRTIAPTDATVLITGESGTGKELVAKAVHAASRRARGPFVAVNCAALTESLLASELFGHEKGAFTGADKKHEGHFLKADGGTIFLDEIGEMPLSMQVKLLRVIQEREVLSVGGNKAVPVDVRIIAATNRDLAKEVAAGTFRQDLYYRLNVVTLALPPLRERADDIPLLAQHFMARFADKNNKKIKGFTPGAMDRLVRYAWPGNVRELENVIERASILLLGEHISERELPERFAASQGDALTDALTTDCPTLEDVERAVILKTLKRFGGNKTEAAKALGITRKTLHAKLSKYQSAQEGMPEGEDEDKGAATS is encoded by the coding sequence ATGAAAAAAACGTTGACGATTCTGGTGGCCGACGACGACGCCACGCACCGTGAAGTATTGCGGACCCTGCTTGAGGAATGGGGCTACGCGGTCCGGGAGGCCGTGGACGGCGAGCATGCGGTGGCGCTGTGCCGGGAGCAGCCCTTTGATCTGGTGCTCATGGACGTGCGCATGCCCAAAAAATCCGGCCTGGAGGCCCTGAAGGAGATCAAGGTCCACAATCCCGCCGTGCCGGTGCTGATCATGACCGCCTTCTCGGAAGTCGCGGCGGCGGTGGAAGCCATCAAGTCCGGCGCGTACGACTATCTGACCAAACCCCTGGACTTTGAAAAGCTCAAGGTCGTGTTGCGCAATGTTTTCGCCCATGTGGGGCTGATCCGGGAAAACGCCACCCTGTCCCGCAGCCTTGCCGCCACCGAGGCGCAGACGGGCATGGTGGGGCGCAGCGAATCCATGCGCGCGCTCTGGGAGATGGTCCGCACCATCGCGCCCACGGACGCCACGGTGCTGATCACCGGCGAGTCCGGCACGGGCAAGGAACTGGTGGCCAAGGCCGTCCATGCCGCCAGCCGCCGGGCGCGGGGGCCGTTTGTGGCGGTGAACTGCGCGGCCCTGACCGAGTCCTTGCTGGCCTCGGAACTGTTCGGGCACGAAAAGGGCGCGTTTACCGGCGCGGACAAAAAGCATGAGGGGCATTTTCTCAAGGCGGACGGCGGCACGATTTTTCTGGATGAAATCGGGGAAATGCCGCTCTCCATGCAGGTCAAGCTGCTGCGCGTGATCCAGGAGCGCGAGGTGCTCAGCGTCGGCGGCAACAAGGCCGTGCCCGTGGATGTGCGTATCATCGCGGCGACCAACCGCGATCTGGCCAAGGAAGTGGCTGCCGGAACGTTCCGCCAGGATCTGTACTACAGGTTGAACGTGGTCACCCTGGCCCTGCCGCCCCTGCGCGAACGCGCGGACGATATTCCTCTGCTCGCCCAGCATTTCATGGCCCGTTTTGCGGACAAGAACAACAAGAAGATCAAGGGGTTCACGCCGGGAGCCATGGACCGCCTGGTGCGCTATGCCTGGCCGGGCAATGTGCGGGAACTGGAAAACGTCATCGAGCGGGCGTCCATCCTGCTGCTGGGAGAGCATATCAGCGAGCGGGAGCTGCCGGAGCGCTTCGCCGCGTCCCAGGGCGATGCCCTGACGGACGCCCTGACCACGGATTGCCCCACCCTGGAAGACGTTGAGCGGGCCGTGATTTTGAAAACCCTGAAACGCTTCGGCGGCAACAAGACCGAGGCGGCCAAGGCCCTGGGCATCACCCGCAAGACGCTGCACGCCAAGTTGAGCAAGTATCAGTCCGCACAGGAGGGTATGCCGGAGGGAGAGGATGAGGACAAGGGCGCGGCAACGAGCTAG
- a CDS encoding sigma-54 interaction domain-containing protein: MSKSHGPVRCFTVYEIPMGELDQAARLSWRELDSMLEFIHDGIWVIDADGVTRRVNRAMERIAGIKAEEVVGRHVTKPLQEGRFKTCVTLRALKARHTVTLFDDYANGKRCLNTSTPVFDENGKVWRVIAVIRDITELESLQKKLSNLEVEAMAYKLRAQGLESEANSGLMGQSLLLHRVRQDIVKAAHSDAVTLILGETGTGKSLAAKIIHDMSHRAEKPFVVVNCGAMPAALMESELFGYEGGAFTGASKGGKPGMLELASGGTLLLDEIGELSLPMQAKLLHVLDGQPFYRVGGTRAIAVDTRVIAATNKPLDKMVADGQFREDLFYRLRVLNVDMPPLRERKDDILMLAWHFLRKISEGTGTDKRLDPRTEQLFLAYNWPGNVRELQSVIQSLVTLAETEIIAPADLPSYMRESASAPREVSRTEQSLTRAVEALEKSMLAEALAEAGSTYKAARRLGISQSSVVRKAKKYGIHAEGEARDARIGEKPGPAEDAPALNIA, encoded by the coding sequence GTGAGCAAAAGCCACGGCCCGGTACGCTGTTTCACCGTGTATGAAATCCCCATGGGCGAGCTGGACCAGGCCGCCCGGCTGTCCTGGCGCGAACTGGACAGCATGCTGGAATTCATTCACGACGGCATCTGGGTCATTGACGCCGACGGCGTCACCCGGCGCGTCAACCGGGCCATGGAGCGCATTGCCGGGATCAAGGCCGAAGAGGTGGTGGGCCGGCACGTGACCAAGCCTCTGCAGGAGGGGCGCTTCAAAACCTGTGTGACCCTGCGGGCCCTGAAGGCCCGGCATACCGTGACCCTCTTTGACGATTACGCCAACGGCAAACGCTGCCTGAACACCAGTACGCCGGTGTTTGACGAAAACGGCAAGGTCTGGCGCGTGATCGCGGTCATCCGCGACATTACGGAGCTGGAGAGCCTTCAGAAAAAGCTCTCCAACCTGGAAGTGGAGGCCATGGCCTACAAGCTCCGCGCCCAGGGCCTGGAGAGCGAAGCCAACAGCGGCCTCATGGGCCAGAGCCTGCTGCTGCACCGCGTGCGCCAGGACATCGTCAAGGCCGCGCATTCCGACGCCGTGACCTTGATCCTGGGCGAGACCGGCACCGGCAAATCCTTGGCCGCCAAGATCATCCACGACATGAGCCACAGGGCGGAAAAGCCTTTTGTGGTGGTCAACTGCGGGGCCATGCCCGCTGCGCTCATGGAATCGGAACTGTTCGGCTACGAGGGAGGCGCGTTCACCGGAGCCTCCAAAGGCGGCAAGCCGGGCATGCTGGAGCTGGCCAGCGGCGGCACGCTGCTGCTGGACGAAATCGGCGAACTCTCCCTGCCCATGCAGGCCAAGCTGTTGCATGTGCTGGACGGCCAGCCCTTCTACCGGGTGGGGGGCACCCGCGCCATCGCCGTGGACACTAGGGTGATCGCGGCCACCAACAAGCCTTTGGACAAAATGGTGGCCGACGGCCAGTTCCGCGAAGACCTCTTCTACCGTTTGCGCGTGCTGAACGTGGACATGCCGCCCCTGCGCGAACGCAAGGACGACATTCTGATGCTGGCTTGGCATTTTCTGCGCAAGATCAGTGAAGGCACCGGCACGGACAAGCGCCTGGACCCGCGCACGGAGCAGCTCTTCCTGGCCTACAACTGGCCGGGCAACGTGCGCGAGCTGCAATCCGTGATCCAGTCCCTGGTCACACTGGCCGAGACGGAAATCATCGCTCCGGCCGACCTGCCTTCCTACATGCGGGAATCGGCCAGCGCGCCGCGTGAAGTGTCCCGGACGGAACAATCCCTGACCCGGGCCGTGGAGGCTCTGGAAAAAAGCATGCTGGCTGAGGCTCTGGCCGAAGCGGGCAGCACCTACAAGGCCGCCCGTCGCCTGGGCATCAGCCAGTCTTCGGTGGTGCGGAAAGCGAAAAAATACGGTATCCACGCCGAGGGCGAGGCACGGGACGCCCGGATCGGAGAAAAACCCGGCCCGGCGGAAGATGCGCCTGCCTTGAACATTGCCTAG
- a CDS encoding MarC family protein, producing the protein MDDITVGKIISMSIKLYALMTPPAVLSAFISGTRSLDREQKALTACKTSVAIFIIGTFLFLFGSHLFTLFGFTLDAFRIGVGLLLFLTAISLMNDDCTQPRTRQEGDISVVPLAIPLGMGPSAIGAVMVVGATTEGLNDVLSGVFCLLLASFGMFLLLCMADKVEKVLGDTGIAVMSKLTALLLSAIAAQVIFTGITAFLK; encoded by the coding sequence ATGGATGACATTACTGTCGGCAAAATAATCAGCATGAGCATCAAGCTGTACGCGCTGATGACGCCGCCCGCAGTGCTCAGCGCCTTTATCAGCGGCACCAGAAGCCTCGACAGAGAGCAGAAGGCCCTGACGGCCTGTAAAACATCCGTGGCGATTTTCATCATCGGCACGTTTCTTTTTTTGTTCGGTTCGCATCTGTTCACGCTGTTCGGCTTCACCCTGGACGCCTTTCGCATCGGCGTGGGCCTGCTGCTCTTTTTGACCGCCATCTCGCTGATGAACGACGACTGCACCCAGCCGCGCACCAGGCAGGAAGGCGACATCAGCGTGGTGCCGCTGGCAATTCCCCTGGGCATGGGGCCTTCGGCCATCGGCGCGGTCATGGTTGTGGGCGCCACCACCGAGGGCCTGAATGATGTGCTGTCCGGAGTTTTCTGCCTGCTGCTGGCTTCGTTCGGCATGTTTCTGTTGTTGTGCATGGCCGACAAGGTGGAGAAAGTGCTGGGCGACACGGGCATCGCCGTGATGTCCAAACTCACGGCCCTGCTGTTGTCGGCCATTGCGGCCCAGGTTATTTTTACGGGGATCACCGCTTTTTTGAAGTAG
- a CDS encoding MarC family protein, translating to MEGIVSEVVGTSIKLYALMTPPAVLSAFISGTKEYGKKQKVTVAFKTSTAIFIIGVVLYLFGSNLFELFGFTLDAFRIGSGVLLMLTAVALMNDDGSQVHTKREGDISVVPLAIPLGMGPASIGAVMVMGASAEDLHEMLVGVFSLLLAAAGMFLLLCLADGVARVLRRTGIAVLSKLTGLLLAAIAAQVIFTGVSAFLK from the coding sequence ATGGAAGGCATTGTCAGCGAAGTGGTCGGGACGAGCATCAAGCTGTATGCGCTGATGACGCCGCCCGCCGTGCTCAGCGCTTTTATCAGCGGCACCAAGGAATACGGCAAAAAACAGAAAGTCACTGTGGCCTTTAAAACCTCCACGGCGATTTTCATTATCGGCGTGGTGCTCTATCTGTTCGGCTCCAATCTGTTCGAGCTGTTCGGCTTTACCCTGGACGCCTTCCGCATCGGTTCGGGCGTGCTGCTCATGCTGACCGCCGTGGCCCTGATGAACGATGACGGCTCGCAGGTCCACACCAAGCGCGAGGGCGACATCAGCGTGGTGCCCCTGGCCATTCCCCTGGGCATGGGACCGGCCTCCATCGGCGCGGTCATGGTCATGGGCGCGTCCGCCGAGGACCTGCATGAAATGCTGGTGGGCGTGTTTTCCCTGCTGCTGGCGGCCGCGGGCATGTTTCTGCTGCTCTGCCTGGCCGACGGCGTGGCCCGGGTGCTGCGCCGCACTGGCATTGCCGTGCTGTCCAAGCTCACGGGCCTGCTGCTGGCGGCCATTGCGGCCCAGGTGATCTTCACGGGGGTCAGCGCGTTTTTGAAATAG
- a CDS encoding NCS2 family permease has translation MRLLETYFNPAARGSSVRKECLAGLTSFMAMCYLIFVVPSMLADAGMPKDSAVAATIWVSILATLLMGLWAKFPVGVAPGLGITAFFAYYICGPAGYTWQTGLGAVFISGLVFLLLTATRVRQMIINAVPMDLKYAIVVGIGAFIAFIGMKSCGIVAADPSTFVTLGNLGQPQTLLAVAGVFLIGALMALRIPGAMIIGILAITLAGMLLGVSPVPSGAIFSGKLPLPTETLLQMDLKGALHHGLFSIIFTLTMVDLFDNMGVLIGLAHKAGFMREDGHIENLDKALITDSLATMSSALLGATTATSYLESATGVAEGGRTGLTAVVIAGLFFLSLFFAPLVALVPSFATAPVLIIVGALMMQEVGRIRFADFTVALPAFLTIVSMPLTFNIATGFGFGFVSWVGIKLLSGRFKDVNLIMCLIALCFGINFALRLH, from the coding sequence GTGCGACTGCTGGAAACATATTTTAATCCCGCCGCCAGGGGCAGCTCCGTCAGAAAGGAGTGTCTGGCCGGGCTGACCAGTTTCATGGCCATGTGCTATCTCATCTTTGTGGTGCCGTCCATGCTGGCCGACGCGGGCATGCCCAAGGATTCCGCCGTGGCCGCCACCATCTGGGTGAGCATTCTGGCGACCCTGCTCATGGGCCTGTGGGCGAAATTCCCGGTGGGCGTGGCGCCGGGCCTGGGCATCACGGCCTTTTTCGCCTACTACATCTGTGGTCCCGCGGGCTATACCTGGCAGACGGGTCTGGGCGCGGTGTTCATTTCCGGCCTGGTGTTTCTGCTGCTCACGGCGACCCGCGTGCGCCAGATGATCATCAATGCCGTGCCCATGGACCTGAAATACGCCATTGTGGTGGGCATCGGCGCGTTCATCGCCTTTATCGGCATGAAAAGCTGCGGCATTGTGGCGGCGGACCCCTCCACTTTCGTGACCCTGGGCAATCTGGGCCAGCCCCAGACCCTGCTGGCCGTGGCCGGGGTCTTTCTGATCGGCGCGCTGATGGCCCTGCGCATTCCCGGCGCCATGATCATCGGCATTCTGGCCATCACCCTGGCGGGCATGCTGCTGGGGGTTTCGCCCGTGCCCAGCGGGGCGATTTTTTCCGGCAAACTGCCCCTGCCCACGGAGACCCTCTTGCAGATGGATCTCAAGGGCGCGCTGCACCACGGCCTGTTTTCCATTATTTTCACCCTGACCATGGTGGACCTGTTCGACAATATGGGCGTGCTCATCGGCCTGGCGCACAAGGCCGGTTTCATGCGCGAGGACGGGCATATTGAAAACCTGGACAAAGCCCTGATCACCGACTCCCTGGCGACCATGTCCAGCGCCCTGCTGGGAGCCACCACGGCCACCAGCTATCTGGAAAGCGCCACGGGCGTGGCCGAGGGCGGCCGCACCGGCCTGACCGCCGTGGTCATTGCCGGGCTGTTCTTTCTCTCGCTGTTTTTCGCGCCCCTGGTGGCCCTGGTGCCGTCTTTCGCCACCGCGCCCGTGCTGATCATCGTGGGCGCGCTGATGATGCAGGAAGTGGGGCGCATCCGCTTCGCGGACTTCACCGTGGCCCTGCCCGCCTTTCTGACCATCGTGAGCATGCCCCTGACCTTCAACATCGCCACGGGCTTTGGTTTCGGCTTTGTGAGCTGGGTGGGCATCAAGCTGCTGTCGGGCCGCTTCAAGGACGTCAATCTGATCATGTGCCTGATTGCGCTGTGCTTCGGGATCAATTTTGCCCTGCGCCTGCATTAG
- a CDS encoding sodium-dependent transporter, with amino-acid sequence MVEKGQVKREMLGSRLGFLLLSAGCAIGLGNVWRFPYITGAYGGAIFVGIYIFFLFAILPIMIMEFAVGRASRRNMGLALRVLEPAGTYWHRFGWVALVGSYMLMMFYTTVTGWMLSYCWFMASGALSGLTPEGVGGFFKAALGRVDVQIIGMSLSVVLGFGVCALGVQKGVERVVKLMMVGLLLILVLLVARALLLPGAGAGVRFYLVPDWGKFSEVGLLNVCNAAMNQAFFALSVGIGAMTIFGSYQPKDRSLTGEALWIMGLDTFVGIMAGLIIFPACFAFGVEPGAGPGLVFVTLPNIFNSMGGGRLWGTLFFIFLAFASLSTVIAVFENIISYSADVWGMPRRRATVLHAGAMWLLSLPCALGFNLLSFVQPLGAGSSILDFEDFLISNNVLPLGGLLFLLFCCRRRGWGWENFLTEVDQGVGVKFPPWLRGYLTWILPALILVLFAVGYVEKFGLMEHLKLFWATAYRPGMGGWIVGILAAGTLLWRLLARRRSRR; translated from the coding sequence ATGGTGGAAAAGGGACAGGTCAAACGCGAAATGCTGGGCAGCCGTCTGGGCTTTCTTCTGCTGTCGGCGGGCTGCGCCATCGGCCTCGGCAACGTCTGGCGTTTTCCGTATATCACCGGCGCTTACGGCGGCGCCATTTTTGTGGGCATTTATATTTTCTTTCTCTTCGCCATTCTGCCCATCATGATCATGGAATTCGCCGTGGGCCGCGCCTCGCGCCGGAACATGGGCCTGGCCCTGCGGGTGCTGGAACCCGCGGGCACGTACTGGCACCGTTTCGGCTGGGTGGCCCTGGTGGGCAGCTATATGCTGATGATGTTCTACACCACGGTGACCGGCTGGATGCTTTCCTACTGCTGGTTCATGGCCTCGGGCGCGTTGTCCGGGCTCACGCCCGAGGGCGTGGGCGGCTTTTTCAAGGCGGCTCTGGGCCGGGTGGATGTGCAGATCATCGGCATGAGTCTGAGCGTGGTTCTGGGCTTCGGCGTCTGCGCCCTGGGCGTGCAGAAGGGCGTGGAGCGCGTGGTCAAGCTGATGATGGTGGGCCTGCTGCTGATTCTGGTGCTTCTGGTGGCCCGCGCGCTGCTGCTGCCCGGCGCGGGCGCGGGCGTGCGCTTCTACCTTGTGCCGGACTGGGGCAAGTTCAGCGAGGTGGGCCTGCTCAACGTCTGCAACGCGGCCATGAACCAGGCATTTTTCGCCCTTTCCGTGGGCATCGGGGCCATGACCATCTTCGGCAGCTACCAGCCCAAGGACCGCTCCCTCACCGGGGAGGCGCTCTGGATCATGGGCCTGGACACCTTTGTGGGCATCATGGCCGGGCTGATCATTTTTCCGGCTTGCTTCGCCTTCGGCGTGGAGCCCGGCGCCGGGCCGGGTCTGGTTTTCGTGACACTGCCCAATATCTTCAATTCCATGGGCGGCGGCCGCCTCTGGGGCACGCTCTTTTTCATCTTTCTGGCTTTCGCCTCCCTGTCCACGGTCATCGCGGTGTTTGAAAACATCATTTCCTACAGCGCCGACGTCTGGGGCATGCCCCGCCGCCGGGCCACGGTGCTGCATGCCGGGGCCATGTGGCTGCTGTCCCTGCCCTGCGCCCTGGGCTTCAACCTGCTGAGCTTCGTGCAGCCCCTGGGCGCGGGCAGCAGCATTCTGGATTTTGAGGATTTTCTGATCAGCAACAACGTCCTGCCCCTGGGCGGTCTGCTTTTTCTGCTGTTCTGCTGCCGGCGGCGCGGCTGGGGCTGGGAGAATTTCCTGACCGAAGTGGACCAGGGGGTGGGCGTCAAGTTTCCGCCCTGGCTGCGCGGCTATCTGACCTGGATACTGCCCGCTCTGATCCTCGTGCTCTTCGCGGTCGGCTATGTGGAGAAGTTCGGGCTCATGGAACATCTGAAATTGTTCTGGGCCACCGCATACCGGCCCGGTATGGGAGGCTGGATCGTCGGAATCCTGGCGGCCGGGACGTTGCTTTGGCGGCTGCTGGCCAGGCGGCGTTCGCGCCGCTGA
- the lepB gene encoding signal peptidase I, translated as MKPTLLQQKARPKKPLWREYGEALLVALVLALVIRTFVVQAFKIPSESMLQTLLVGDHLLASKFAYGIKIPFTDTYVYKGDDPARGDVIIFKYPNDPSVDYIKRIIGVPGDVIEVRNKQLYRNGQPVKESYIRFADPDGVEPVRDNYGPVTVPPSKYFVMGDNRDNSLDSRFWGFVDRSAIRAKAWRIYWSWGGLDDIRWGRIGQQIH; from the coding sequence ATGAAACCCACCCTGCTGCAACAAAAAGCGCGCCCCAAGAAACCGCTCTGGCGTGAATACGGTGAAGCCTTGCTGGTAGCTCTGGTCCTGGCCCTGGTGATCCGCACCTTTGTGGTGCAGGCCTTCAAGATCCCCTCGGAATCCATGCTTCAGACCCTGCTGGTGGGCGACCATCTGCTGGCCAGCAAATTCGCCTACGGGATCAAAATCCCCTTTACCGACACCTATGTCTACAAGGGCGACGATCCGGCCAGGGGCGACGTCATCATCTTCAAGTACCCCAATGATCCCAGCGTGGACTATATCAAGCGGATCATCGGCGTGCCCGGCGACGTCATTGAGGTGCGCAACAAGCAGCTCTATCGCAACGGCCAGCCCGTAAAGGAATCCTACATCCGCTTTGCGGATCCTGACGGCGTCGAACCCGTTCGGGACAATTACGGGCCGGTCACCGTGCCGCCCAGCAAATACTTCGTCATGGGCGACAACCGTGACAATTCGCTGGACTCCCGTTTCTGGGGCTTTGTGGACCGCAGCGCCATCCGGGCCAAGGCCTGGCGCATCTACTGGTCCTGGGGCGGGCTGGACGATATCCGCTGGGGACGCATCGGGCAGCAGATCCACTAG